A segment of the Lolium perenne isolate Kyuss_39 chromosome 3, Kyuss_2.0, whole genome shotgun sequence genome:
ACGTTTATTCTAGGTAACACTGCTAAGATACTCAGCGTTTACTCTACGTTTACTCTACGGTGTCTCCTCTTGCTGTGAAGTCGAAGCTGCCTTTAGGCGGTGTACGATGACCTTCAAGGGGTAGTCCGGTGAAGGTCCTATTCGGCGTGCAGGTCTTGCGCCTCTCCTCTTCGGGGCTCGTCTTCAGAATCGGAGCTGCCGGTCTCTTCCTGAAGAGCCACCTGTTTGGCATAGGCCGGCTTGAGCTTTAGCTTTTGTGGGTAGCCAGGGTGGCTGGGTGTGCCCCTTGTAGGTGTGGGCTTTGTCCCGTTGTTGTAGGTTTTtgcccggttttctcctaaaaactgtgCACCTTctgcttaattaatggatgaggcaaagcttttgcctccgtttcaaaaaaaaaaaaaaaaaaaaaaatttggaaTTCCAGTAACTTGAACGATTTACATGAGCACAGGATGCTGCCCAGATAAGCAGCACAAGACGATGCAGGTCACCTCACTGATCATGGCAGATCTGAAGAACTGTACTCGATCGCTCAAAGTACATGTACAGTAGTGTATTCCTGCCGTATATTACAAGAGGAAATGCTGCAAGTATCTGAGCCCCTCGTCGACGCTGACGTACCGGCAGTCCAGCAACACCCCGAGCCTCACCGTCTCCACCAGCATCTCCTCCCCGGTCACCCCGACCACGACCTCCGCCTCCAGCTTCCCGCCGCCGCATCCCGGAGCGGGCATCGTCTCCGTGGCCCACGCCTCGCCCCTCTCGCCGCTCCCGAGCGCGCCCGCCCTGGACGCAGGCACCTTGGCGTCCATCATCACGATCGCCGCCTCAGGCGCGAGCCCTGTCCGCACGGCCGTCCACCGCACGCTCCAGTGCTCCCCCGGCCCGGCGGCCGCGTTCCGGTCGCTGACGTCCACGACGAACTGGAACACGCCGCCGGGGGCCTTCCTGACGCCGGCGTCGGACGCGGTGACAGCGAAGGAGAGCGTGGCCTCGCCGCTCGCCGCGAAGAGGTCGACACAGAAGGCCACGTCGGCGAGCGCGAGGCGGGGCGCCGGGAGCGAGCGGCCGCGTGAGGATGCGGCGTGGAAGAGCGCGTAGAGGCCGCGGTGCGGGCAGGCGCGTCGGTCGGCGGCATTGCCGTTGCTGTGGGAGTGTAAGGGGAGGAGGCCGATGGCGGACGGGTAGTGGGAGCGGCAGAGGCGCGCCCAGAGGTGGTCGGCGGCGAAGGCGGCGTGCCAGGAGGTGGAGACGCAGGACGCCGCGGCGAGGGAACCGGCGTCCAGGAAGCTGGCCACGAGGGAGAGCGCCTCCCACGGAGGCGCCTGGGACGGCGATGGCCGTGCCGGCATTGTCGTCGTCGCTCCGCCGTAGCGCATATGGTCGCTGCTGTGGTTGTTGTCGTCGAGTTTTGGGGTGGAGATCGGTCCGTGCACGTCAGTGCGGGCGCTTGTTTATATCGGCCGGCGGCGTGCGTATGCATGTAGTAGGAGATTGCCATTGGAAGAGACGATGGGCGGTGTGTGGGCGCGCGTGAGCGGAGCACGTGGTAGCGGGCTGGCTGGTGGTGTGGCGCGGCCTGAGCCGGGCGCGTGGCGGCGAGGGACAGAGCGTGCCGAGATGGCCTCTTGCGCGCGCCGCGCCGGGAGCTGCCGTCGGACAGAGCGTGGCGTTGCAGCGAGAACGAGACCACGCGTAGCGCGCACAGAAAGCGCACACGAGAGCGGGTCGCTGCTAGACACGTGGAGGTAGATTGAGTACCGTACCAACTCATTTTCCGTTCCCGGCCCGACCCGGTTAAGTTTTTAAAATATTACTTTTTCTTTTAATTTCGGGAATAATACGCTtttagaaaattttgaaaataatATAGCGTCATCTTGGCTGAAGACGACTAAGCACTTATCGTCTTCGGTGGATGACAAGTGATGGTCGTCTTTGGTCAGAACGGCACTGTATTAATTTTATAAAAGTTTCTAAAAACAtgtattatttctgaaagtaaagaaaataataataatattctAAAATGCAAGTTCTAAGGAATCTTTAAATGCTCTTGTGAGGCCAATTATCCTTTTTACACACCAAACGGATTTGGCTGGGCTGATTGGTTTTAGTCTGCGACTCTGCGTCAAAAGATATCCACATCTGCGCGAATGATTGCATATGCCATTTCGGTGGACTACACCGACGAGTATCTACACATCGGCGAAGATACTACTCTCGACAGTGTGTGTTTCCTAAGGTGATCACTCGTGtgtttggtgtggtggattttttAGCTCCCAATGAAGACGATACAAAGAGATTAATGACGCTCAACGAGAAAAGTGGTTGGCCGAAAATGCTAGGGAGCATAGATtgtttgcattgaagatgaaagaACTTTCCTATTGACATGGCACATACACTAGTTCTTCAGGCCGTGGCATCAAAGGACTTACGAATTTAGCATTGTTTCTTTTGACTAGCGGGTTTTCTCAATGATATCAATGTCTTGTAGTGGTCTTATCTTTTTGCTAGATTTGCGAATGCTACGACTTGCAACTACACAGTCCTGCCTACACTATGGGCTATTATCTTGCCGGTGACATTTATTTGGCGTGGCCTATATTTGTGAAGATCAtcccaaatccaacaacaagcaaGCTGAATTTTGCAATGCACAAGAGGAATGCTGAAAGGACACTCGGAGAGTTTTCGGTGTTTTAGAAGCTAGGATTGCTATTGTCCAAGGTCTTGCTCGTTTCTGGAATAAAAAAACCATCAAGAACACCATGGTTGCATGTGTGGTTCTTTACAACAGATCAGCAAGAACGAGAGGGATTTAGATTTGGAGTTTTCTCTATTTATGTATACTGAGCGATTAACTTATACTCCCTCATTTCAAATTAACTGAAGTCAATTTATTTAAATTCATACTTATATAATCATACTAAAGAAATATCTAGATACATGGGTATCTAGAGAATTCCGCATCAATTAATTTAAATGGAGAGAGTATTGATGAAAAATCGGTCAATAAAGGTAATAGAACTTCATATCATCGATTTTGTAAAACAAATTGGACATAGCTTGGGTGCTCCCTACAAAACAAAGATCATAGCATGTCTTTGTTGTCCGCTTGTGCATTCCTTGATGACATGACATGCACCTTAGAGAATCACTTGGCTGAGTTCAGGATACAAGTCAAGTGAATTTCGAAGGTAGAGACCATAGCACACGAAGCGGTCACCAGTATTTCTCGCTTGATTTATCCGCCAGCAGAGGGGACAGTGTAAGCTGCAAAAAGAATTACCAACAACAAGCACGAGTAAATTAACAACTAACCGTAAAAACAAAGTAAATTAAGAACCTCATGTGTCGGGCGAGAGAAACATGTACGAGCACTTACTTCCACACTTGGAGCCAGGCGTGAGTGGTCGCTTGCAGTAGTCAGCGACGTACACAACTTCCTCCATGTCTATAATCGACTCGACATCAGCGTCCACCTTGGAGCACAGACATGGTATATCCACCTTCCGCCATGTGTCGCAGCATGCTTGCGATGGCTTAGTCTTCGTGCCCGGCGGGCCGATCACGTAGAGTATGCACTTTGGGATTAGGGCGAATATGTCACCGACACAAGCACCCTCTGTGCCTATAGCTGTCGCCGACGCACTGGCCACTGCGACCATTGCCAAGGTGAGGAGGATGAAGAAACCCGAGAGTTTCACCATGGTTGCTGCCAGTGTAGATTATTTTGATACACTAGTTGTGTGATTTCGGTGCAGAGTTTGAGCCTGTTGGTTGGGTTTATATTGACTCTTAGGAGTAAAGATTGAGATATGGAAAATATCTTATTAGATTGGTCATTTATTATGGATTTCTATTTCCGCCATAAACAAATATATATGAATGCAATACAAAGTACAGTAATAAGTATTGTACATTTATGTCTATTAATTGTGTATTTACCACGAAATAAATTAACGAGGCCATTTATTATAAATATTTCTAGATATACTCACTTGACTTGCATAGTATTACATAGTACATGCAAAAAAGCTAACGTGTCATGTCAATTAATGATGAGAGAGATGATAGTGATATCGTAGATAGATagcgtatcatagcacgtagaatTAGAAAAATTATTGGCATCTCCAATGAACCGACGCAAAACGGACGTTAAAAGTGTCCGCGCACGTCCGTTTGTGTCGGCCCGCAGACGCCAAATCAGGTACATGGCCTCaaggtccgtttgcgtcggggacaCAATTTTTTTCTCCATATAGCGTCAAGCTCGGTAATGAAGGTTTAATGTCCCGTGGAGCCCTGCGACCGAAGATTGCCGCTTCCCGCGCGGGGGCGGTGGTTCCCTCGTGCGTGAAGGCGGCAGAGGTGGCGGCGCAGGAGGCGATGGCGGCAACTGTTAGAGCACGTAATGGGCTtagtgttagagtacgtcatgggcctggCTAAAGCCCATTATTCTTAGGGTTAactctctatataaggagaggagacgtatcaatctaatcaagcaggaattaagaaggaaatcccttccctcttgccaccgGCCGTGGGCAAGGCCCCCGGCCAGCCCTCTCGCGCCATCCCTCTAGAAGCACCATAACGCTTGGTATCAGAGCTCCGTGTTCGATCATGTCCAGCCATCCCACCACCTCTGGCCCGATGGCCACCACCACCGGCGCCCCGCCCAGGCCGGTGTCGGCCACCTCCACCGCGCCGCTTCCCGTCGCCCTCACCTCGGAGGAGATCGTCGAAGCAATCCGCGATCTCACCACCGCTGTCCAGGAGATCCGCCTCTTCCTGGTCGGTCCCTACAGGCCGCCGTCGGCGGCGCTGCTGCCGTGGCAGTCGACGCACCAGGCGTCCTCCGCCGCGATCGCCGGGCCGCTGCAGCCGATGTTGCTGCTGTTGTCGCCGCCACCCGACGCCGGGCTGCTGTAGTCCCCGCTGCCGCTGTCCACCATCTCCGGGCCGGGCCCTACCTCGGCGCCCAGGGTCCCTCTTCTCCAGCAGTCGGCATCCTTCTTCCCCACCGGGacgctgcagcagcaacagcagcagctgccgccgccaccaacgccgtCGCTGCAGCTGTTGTCCTCACCGACGTTGTCCctgccgccgccaccaacgccgccGATACAGCGGCTGTCCTCACCGACGCTGTCCCTGCCGTTCGGTGGGCAGCTGGAACAGCAGCAGCTACCGTCTCCACCAACACCGCATCAGCGGCTGCTGCCGCCACCGACGCCATCCCTGCATTCGGCGGTTTGGGAGCGACCTTGGCCccgggctctacatcgacaccgccCGGGATGCCCTTCCACCAGGTCCGTTTCCCTCCGTCACCGTCACCGCTTCCGGCTTGGATCGCTATCCTCCACGTGTCGGCGGCGGTGAGGCTGCAGGCTGCTGCGCGCGGCCTCCTAGTGCGTCGGCGTGTGCGGGAGATGCGTGATCTGCAGCTGCAGCTCCTCCAAGTTGCGCTTCGTTGCGCAACGGACCTCGATCTCATCCGCTGCGTCGGGGATTTAGGGCGTGCGGTTTCCTCCACGCGGCGGACATGCTGTTTTTTCCACGGGCAGGGACCTCAAAGTCTGGGCCACCGACAGTCATCCGGCGGGGATAAGGCATGGTGTCACCGATAGGAGCGCACCGCGTAGCACCACTGCATTCCGCCGCCGACCGCCGCGCGGGCTCCTTTTGTCCCGCTggtttccatgggatccaggtggCTGTACAGTTGCACATCCGACAGGCGGATGGTGTCCACTTTATGttcaggggtcaacaataaagcgtCCCAGTCCATTTCAGGTTGAGCGTAATACAACAAGCCAAGATGTAAAAGGCTCGTTTTTAGGGGTTAGGTTTGTGTTGCGTCGAGTCATGGTTTGTTTAGgttgcagctcgaggacgagctgcatgtccgggtggggtgtagtgttagagtacgtaatgggcttagtgttagagtacgtcatgggtCTGGCTATAGTCCATTAGTCTTAGGGTTAactctctatataaggagaggagacaTATCAATCTAATctagcaagaattaagaaggaaatcccttccctcttgccaccgGCCGTGGGCAAGGCCCCGGCCAGCCCTCTCGCGTCATCCCTCTAGCAGCACATCACCATAACAGCAGCACAGATAGTCCAATGGGCTCCTCTCTGGTCGAGGCCATCGAACGCTGCCATCGGGAGGAGGAAGCCTCTAGGGAGATCCGGCGACGCGAGTGGTGCAAGGCGGTCGCCGCCCGGATTTGCTCCAACGACGGCGTTGGCCACTCAGGTCACGCTGGAAGACATTAGTAGGCAGCGCGACTGCGAGTAAACCCGGCCATAGTAGGCCGTGCGACGCGAGTAGGTACGACCGTAGTAGTTTTATGTTAactccatgatacgtctcaaacgtatctataatttcttatgttccatgctacttttatgatgatactcacatgttttatacacattatatgtcattattatgcatttttcggcactaacctattgacgagatgccgaagagctagttgttgttttctgctgtttttggtttc
Coding sequences within it:
- the LOC127344138 gene encoding probable F-box protein At5g04010; the protein is MRYGGATTTMPARPSPSQAPPWEALSLVASFLDAGSLAAASCVSTSWHAAFAADHLWARLCRSHYPSAIGLLPLHSHSNGNAADRRACPHRGLYALFHAASSRGRSLPAPRLALADVAFCVDLFAASGEATLSFAVTASDAGVRKAPGGVFQFVVDVSDRNAAAGPGEHWSVRWTAVRTGLAPEAAIVMMDAKVPASRAGALGSGERGEAWATETMPAPGCGGGKLEAEVVVGVTGEEMLVETVRLGVLLDCRYVSVDEGLRYLQHFLL
- the LOC127338651 gene encoding uncharacterized protein; protein product: MVKLSGFFILLTLAMVAVASASATAIGTEGACVGDIFALIPKCILYVIGPPGTKTKPSQACCDTWRKVDIPCLCSKVDADVESIIDMEEVVYVADYCKRPLTPGSKCGTYTVPSAGG